In the Triplophysa dalaica isolate WHDGS20190420 chromosome 8, ASM1584641v1, whole genome shotgun sequence genome, AAGTTGCCACAACATAAAGTAACAATGAAAgactatatatttataaagcggtttaaaaataataaaagctggGGGATGTCCCAGAGCCATTTTGACGGAACCGGAATAACCATATAAGGCAAAGGCTGCATTGAACGTTTATGTGTTTTGCCTTGCAAATCAGCAAACAGGTATGTACACACAGCTATCACCAACAAAGGTAGCATACAAGAATCCCCACTGTACCACATATGCTAACTAAATATTAtgcagtgtttattaaattatggtATTATTGATACTGCTTTAAGatcattattaaaacatattatataaactATGACATCTTCTTTCAAAGATATTTCTACTGTACTGTACCATGTTGTTAGCAAGAATCCTGCACTTTTGCAAGATGATAGACAATATTGTCCAAAGAAATTCAAAGACTAGACATGTAATGTCTTTCATTTGTACGGTCTCTGTTCATTTGTGGGCTATTTTGGATTGTAGAATTGctctaaaaaatataattttcattcCAACACTAACTACAAAAATCTCCAAAATCTTATGTTTGTTATACAACATTTTGACAACATTACAAACAACCACCAAAatctactgtaaaaacaatttatttaaaaaaaagggtggttatgttcttttgtttcttacaattaaaactttacaataaCTTCACGATGCCATAAATTGTCTTGCATAGACCGAGTACATGACTTTTTACTGGCTATTGAAAAACAGCACCATCACATCTACATGACAACAATCTGACTTATTGCACAAAAAACTGCAGTCAGTtgagaaaaacattaacatcCACAGTGCATGCACTGATATTGAGATGAAATGATGAAAggctcatttaaaaacatacaaacttacagatttttttcttatataaaatgtgGCACATTTTGGAAAAGCAGCATTTGAGGAATTAGCCGGCAATAGTTTCTTGTAAAAACTTGCAGCAAATTAAGCATTAAAAAACAAGTACTTAGAATCTCAATGATCAAGATTGTCCCAAATGCATTAAAGAAAACCTGATTATTTCTGACACGGTGCCCTTGGATATTATCGCATTTAATGCTTAGAAGGCTTAGGCATGGATGGATCTCCACTCTCAAATACCCAATCATTACATAattctaaaattattttgactTTAAGCATTCTTGATCTTGGTAGTTTGAGTGTCTTTAAATGGTGCTATGATAGATTAGCACTGATCCGGATCCACTGCAGCCCCTGCCTGGTATACTGGACGATATGGGCCATGCTGCTGTGCAGAGtcaaaggtccagtcagtgtgTTCAAATAGTTAAAAAATTCTGATGAGACAGAGAAATAGACAATGCATGATTACATAAccatacacaaaaataaaataatatcatgCAGTCAGAAAGGGGGCCCTGAGGAGATGAAAGAAGCATTAACAGCACAGCATGTCTTCTCTGGAACCCTAAGAACTCACCTTTATTTTCTTTGGCTAGGGTATCAGCCATCTCCCAGTACTCATAACTGTACAGCACACTGTTGGTAATATTGAGGTGGTTTGCTGCCATCTGGTGGATACGATGGGGAATGCTGATAACGTTGCCTGGTGAGCTGCCTGTATGAGGTCCCATTATATTGACAGAGCAAATAGAGGCAGGAGGTACAGATCCCCTTTAGAAATACAAACAGAGATGTATTGATACTCAGGCCCAACATAAAGGTCATTCACAGCTGCTCTGTATTTAAATATGAGGGCCGGGCAAACTTACTTTCCAGAATCGTTCCAGGGAGGGGGTTTTTGAGGTGTTTTTGGAGAACTCTAACCAaagtaaaaaacagtttaaattaaaaaaggtaTTCCATGGCATTTCCTTAAAGTGCTTTAAAGCCTTCCACAGAAGGATACAAACCTTAAAGAAGTCTAGCAGGACTTTAGAGTATTTTAAAGCATGGTCCTTCTTGAGTCGAAACATTTGCCAATAAAGGAGAGCAAGACAGCGGAAACTAAAACCCAGAAACAAAGTTTGCTGTTTGTCAACAGACTTCAAGATGCAAGATgtaaatggaaataaaatgtaattttaaatataagttAAATGTAACTTAAACAGAATAAGACCCCCTAAAGGGTTTTGCAGTACACTTACCACAGTACAGCTAGCTGTTTGTCCTCCTGGCTAGCCTCCAGGACCTGCATGACTCTTGAGTCTCATTGCATATCTAACCAAcacagaaaacataaataatataaaaaacacaaagaaataaaggTAAAAGAAAATCCTGTAGCCAGTATGGTAGAATAAGAACATGGGTTGAAATTcccataaaacatatatattgttatttacaatatttacaattcCATATGTTCAACACATACaagaattttggggtgaactgtccctttaaggtgtTAGGAGTGTTTGTTAATGTACTTAAAGTTgacatttgaatatgttttaaatactaAAAATTAAACACCTGATGAGCTCCACAGTTTCAGCGTACATAGCATATGGAGACTTGGATTCCAGTGGTCCCTCTTCCATGGCTTTACCGCACTCCATAAATGATAAAGCAGCATCCACATAATTCACAGCTTTTCCTAACTTATCCACcttaaaacaaacagagattGAGTCAAAGACATGGAAAAATAGTGGATGAAACAGGCGTAGAGGAGATATACACATCAGCTATACTTGTTAAGAAGTGCATTATAACAAATCTTATGCAAACTATCTTTGTAATAAAATTTTGTCCAGAGGcaacatgcagtttttaagGTCTACTTTCAAAGTGATGTCACACCATTGCATCTGCTCGATGTTTCAACCTCTTGGCTTCATGCATGTAGTATTCGGTATGATGAGAGCTACCACAAGGGGAAGAAAGAGAAGAAGTGAGAAGTTCAACATCTAAATTGGagcattgtttaaatgtaacagAACAATTAACAAACTTGAACTTACACATCACTGATAGGTACAGTTCCTCTGTAGTGCGGAGGAAGGTTTGGGGGAGGAACCCGGGATCCAGAGATTGGCTGTGGCTGTCCTGAAAGCCCGACACACTCCATCTCTACCTTAGGCTGCATCTTCGGAACCTTTGGCGGAATTGATTGTGTTACATTAGGGAAGTGGATAAAAGAGAAAGCAAAAGAAAGTTGTATGACAGGTTTTTGAAATTTACATACCCGTGTTTTCTGGGCTGGTGAAGCTTTTCCTGGAGGTGTGTGGTTCTTTTCTGTATGCTGTGCTTTCACCGAGGGCTTCAAACACTCCACTGGGTCAGATGGAGACAATGGGGACAAAGGCCTCTTTGCGTAAAAGTAATCTTCCTGGCATCTGCATGCATAACAGTAAAAAGAACATCATTCAAAGGGCACAGCCATGCTGTAAACATCAGGTTACGCCCCCTAGTGGAACAGCAATGAATTGACCTTTTCCACGTTTACTCTGTCGACAATGTGACCAACAGTCAATGTTGCCAAGTAAAGTGCCAATGCAGTACTGTAGAACTATTGCATaatggtaaaataataaataaaacacactgaAAATAAGTTACTTTCAGAGAAAGATTTTGGAAAGTATTAATTCAAAAACTGTATCTGCACAAGAAAGATTGAAGAAACAAAAACTTATAGTAAACCAAATTTTTAGCTCTAAACCTACCCATTTTGTTTGTTGTCAGTGCAAGTTTCTCCAGTATCTCTATTTTCTGACACAGAAAGCTTGTCTGTATGAGCTGGAGTTCTCTTATTGTCCCTCTGAACTTCTCCATTCTCAGCCTAATACAGCAAAAACACCAAACTGCATATGTaccaaaacacacaatatatatacacaaacatacttTTGCCAAGTAGCACATGTTCCTGAATAAACATCGTTGTTGGTCCtagaaataataatatttcaggGTTATGTTAAGACTTTTAGGGATAGTAGttctttgtcatcatttatttaacctcATGTTGTTCGAAACTTGTATATGATTCTTTATTCAgtggaagacaaaagaagatattttgagaaatgtctcattggttttgtgtgcatacaattcaagtcaatgaatgccaatgttgtttgtttaccaaggttcttcaaaatatcttcctttgtgttctgaagacagaagaaagtcatacaggtttggaatgacatgagggtgagtaaatgaacaagaattttcattttttgggacataaactatccctttaatttttaGATTTGATTTAGGACTCATTTACCCCCTGATTTTAGGGGTTGGGAAAGGACTTTGTAGATCCAGCAACACATCTTACTTAGCAAGATTACAATGACTGATTTTTCCTCACTTTTCTTTTACATCTGCCATCACCAGGCAGTTGCTCTGGGTAGTGCAGATGTCTCATCGCTGTCTTTTCTTTTATCTTTCCTGATGACAAAGATGAAGACGAATGTCTCTCTGTAACCTCATGTGTATCTGGGACTCTGGCCAGGAGTGAGAGGTCTATCCTCACTAATAGGTTCCTCAGGCCTCGATTTGAGATGGTTGGAGAATTTTCAGAACGGCCAAAAGGAACAAGTGTGTAGAGTTTGTGCCTGCCCCGACCCCTTTTATCTGCTTCTGGGGTGCTTAAACTTGACTTGTTGGATTGACCCCCTGCACCTGAGTTCTGTTTGTTGTGTCTCTTTTGGCCTGATGTAGAATCTGCAGGAACTTTGGCAACATTTCGTGGAGGACTTGACTCTGAATCTGACTCAGAGGAAGACGATGAAGATGACGAGGAagatgaggatgaggaagatgaTGGAGGCTTGGGCTGGATGACAGGAGTAGGAGAGGGTGGAGACAATGGAGGGGAAGGGCTAGAGTCTATTACATGCGTACGTGAAGAAAGGTCCTCGTTGCTTTGCCTTCTTTTCTTCCTCCTCTGCTCCTCAGGGTTTAGTCTGTTGGAATCCACTGAAAGGTGATGCTGGCTGTTGGTATGAGGTCTTTGCTTGGGCTGCACTGCCTGCCATTCAGTTTCATGCTCCCTCGTCCGTCtccttttcctctctctttcccctTCCTCTGTTCTCCTGACCTCCTCGTCTTCGTCAGAACTCTGAACCCAGCGGCGCCTTGTTAGCTGCTCCTCCGCCAGTCTCCTTTGTCTCGGCTCCTTGCCGGTCGGCACCAGGGGTACTCCCTGGGCTTTACCTCGGCTGTCCACCTCCCGTTCACTTTCTCTGggatttgaatgtttttgtggGTGCCCAGATCTGGGCACTCGGGCATCGGCAAGTTTAACCTTGGGTCTTGGGCTGGAACTTGTTTCGGAGTTTGGTTTAGAACTGGATTGCTTGGTCTCCGAGAAATGTTTAGACTTGGAGCTAGAGTTCGAGCTGTGGCTGGATTGACTGTTTACGCGGTCTCTGGACGAGTCTTTGGGTTTTAAGGTGGGACCACGGTCAGAGCTTTTAGAAGTATTAAAATGGGATGAATGCCCTGATTTCGAAGTTGACCGGTTGATTGATACTCCTGTAGGCTCACTGGTTCTGTGATTATGAACACTATGGTTGGTTGTAGAAGAGTGCTTACCCTGTTGTTTTGGGCTAAGACTTGGTCTAGAGTTCAGCTTTGATTGATTCTTTGGGTTAGAAGTTGGGTTAAATTTTTGCTTGATTGTGGATTCAGAACCTTTGGCTTCAGGCTTGTGTCGACGGTTTTTGCATGAGTTTTCCGGCAAGCTGTGTTTGGAATGATGTTGGAGCGGAGGACCAGGTCTAGTGTCCTTGGATCTAGAGTCTTTGGGTCTAGACCCTTTTCTTTGGTCAGTGTTATGGTCTGGAGGCACCCATGGCCTGACTTTAGGACGATGCGATGGATTGGAGGCAACAGTTAGTCGTGCGGTATGCCTTGGACTTTCCTGCTGAGTAACCTGAGGATATGTTAAGCAATCTTGGGTGGGTATTCCGGAGGATGTGAAACATGGACTGGGGCTTCTGGGAGGGTGTGGTGGTAAAGGACTGGGACTTCGACTTTCTCTGAGGCTCTCTCCTGGACTCGGGCACACACTTGGCACTGGACTTGGCACGAGGCTAATTCCTGGACTGGGGCAAGGACTATATTCAGGGCTGGCATGAGGACTGTTTCTGGGGCTATACTGAAATTGTGGACTCGGGACTGGACTGTCACATGGACTGTAATCCTGTCTTGACTCAGAGTCTTTGCTCCAGTATTTTCCTGGTGAAGGTCCTCGCCCACAGTCAGATTTTGCACTCCGGCGTCGTCCTCCTCCTGGGTCGTGGTCAGTCAGTTTCTTGGGGACTTTCTCAAGCCACCTGTCCAGCTGCCACTGTGTAGACGGCGGACTCTGTCCGAAAGTAAATTAAAGAGAAgtaaaattttatataaatacaaaatcacaACATATTGTAAATACAAGTTAAAATATCAGGGAATAGAGGAACCTAGATTATGATGACTTTTAAATCTTAGTTAATAAATACACTCTTTTATCAATGACAACAGTACAACCACAGTTACTGCAAAATCATCTGTGTAAGAAGACATtgtgaaataacaaaatatgaataagtaaCATGAGCAGTTATGTAAACAGGCTAGTGTGTCAGTGGAAAGGAGGGAAGGAGAGAGATTCCACAAAGTTCACACTCTCAACATAATAATACCTGCTGATCCATACTACTACAGATCAAAAATTTAGAAAATAAGTTTCAGTAGAAACAGTATAGAATATTAGAAGTATTACTCACATTAATACTTAAGCTCCAGACTGTACTTTCCTTACTCTCCTCCGGTAGCTGACCAGAGCTAATTTAAACTTTTACTCCTTCCCTCAAACATTCCCCCttcccctttctctctctccagcacAGACACTGCATCTCTTGTGCCCCTTTCCCAGTGCCCCTCCTTTCCACCCCCCCTCCACCTGGAACTGTGTGGCGTTTCCAAGCAGTTCCTCAGAGACGCTGCATGACTACATGTAGATGAAAAACACATGGTGTTCCCTCCCTTCTCCAGAGGTTCCAAATAGATGGCATGTTCAGTAATCAAGCCAGCTATGTGACACAGACACCTTCATTCATATGGTGGTGTAGCAGCTCTCCACTACTGGGGCTTTTAATCCCTCCTTTTATAAAATCATCCACAAGCCCAAAAAAATGCCCAATTTTTGATACAGCAGCATACTTGATGACGCAAAGACATACGAAACAATAAGCCAGCATGAGAAGATGTTTGATAATTAAAAAGATTTGTCAGGTAACAAATTATGGCCGGTTTTATAGACAAGGCTTATGCCTCAGTTAATTTAATTTACCTAAgtgtcttttattaaaattccgtagaaaaaaacattactgatgtccatcttgaaacaaaacaatggcactgacatttTTTAAGATACGTCAGGGCCAGTTATTTTCAGATAAAACAGCTCAAAATTAATTTTAGTCTGTGACTAATCTTATTCATTGTCTGTGAAAAAGGGGCTAAGAGATTTTATGTATGTcaacaaatgttaaatattcCTGAACCAACTAAGCACTGCTTGTGCTATGTTCTGTTTTCTATTCTGAAATGAATGTGGACATTAATTACATTAGGTACTACAGCACTTCCTATCTATTCAGTCATCTGGTGCGCCACATGTTGACATGACACCAAGATTCTAAATCTCAGGGGGGCAGTGGCCCCCCTCCACATTCTTCTCTCTGCACCCCCACCGTTCCTTTTTACTTCATCCGGTACATAATGttgcagaaagagagagatagaggtcAATCGGAAATAGCAGatatgtcaaaataacagatgaaCGTGAAAATGTATCCGTTTACCTCTGTGCTGCAGTTTAGATTTTGCTGCCGGGTCGGTGACCCGTATTGGGTACGCGTTCTTGGGCTCGGGCTGCGTGATCGATGGCTACCGCTTTCCCACTCGCTGGAGGAGTCGGATCCCGACGACCCTGAGCTAGAATGTCTCACCCGTCcgccatgtgtgtgtgtgcgctgcTGGCGGCTTGACAATCTGTCAATAAATAATGCACATGACAAACATAGAATAgcttaaaatatacatttagatacatttacagaagaTCGTCTATCAAGTTTAAACGAAATCCCAAAATCCTATCAAGCACATAGACTAAACACTGACAAAATGCTTGGAATTTAAGTGGTGTGTGTAGGTGTTCATAGGATTAAACATGTTGAAAAGCCAAAAGAAATGAAGAACGGTTTATCATACAGCTGTCACATTCCACATATTCTGACCTCTTCGATatgtatcacacacacacaagcattaGAACATACTGACACTTCATACAGTTACAAACATATATGAACACATCACAATGCACACACACTTACCGGTCATTCTCTGCCCAAGAAGTTGTTTGCTCACTTCCCTGTTTGACagatcagaataaataaaacacagtttcaACTTGGAATCTTCAAATGAATGATAATTATTAGCATCTTGACCAAAGCAAAAGGAAACATTGATCCCAGCACAGTCTTGCAGTGAGCCAGAAAGGTCACAAGCGTCTTGAATGACTCAGCCTGTTATGACTCATAAACCTGAAGTCCTGGGTTGAGAGTGTGGGATACGCACTAGTATCTGGTGTTctcaatttaacattttaaatcaacagTCTAACAAACATATACTTGTGTACCtttaagactaactgtcatTTTACAATCCAAAAACAAGATTTGTCTTTTACACAACAAATATGAGTGTTCTGCCAGCTGTGCATGAGAATCAACACATACTGGAGCTTCTGTGCTGCGTTTGTTTGTAAAGGTTTGTAGTTACAAAACAGATTAGAAATACATGCATGAAAAACTTCAGTAagtaaagaatttttttttttacaattcagtTTGCATTTACGCATACTGAATGTGGAACTGTaagtaataaatcaataaagatTTTCAAACTCATCTTTGAGCACTAGTTCACCTCAAATtactttattcaccctcatgtcattcaaaactcaTGATTCTTTCCTCTAaggaacacaaaaaagtaaCTGCGTaactaaagcacgtgcgcaTCCATCCACTTACagcgtgcagttcatgtctggcatcttttagtgccTGGACCgaatcagtttcaaacgatctccaaatccagtgttatatccaccgtttatataacatccgtCACTAatatgccgtgaacaaacaaacatacacctctcactatcgcaagagtaacgagctgtAGCTGCAGGCCCATAGCGCAGCCAATCTATGGCATGctgagaattgcccaataagggactgagaaaagttgttacaaaactgATTTTCATTGTTccaaaaaactttccgaaacctgtacgaatGCCGGGGgagtatcaagcacagaaatactaagtCATAAGTCCAActcatgtcaagcatgagaagacagcacgtttaaaattgtaaataagtcagaatgcagGAGACACAGTTGCATGGcccctttaataaaacaaagaaccTAAGATTAAAATTACCTAGAAAACAAAGTTTGAGTGAGGTTGGAAGAATTACATGTGAATTGCAAGTACTGCATTTATAAAATGCGAACAGAACTGTCACATGAAACTGCTCTTGTAATGCATTTTGTTAAACACACAGTATAAGCTCATACTCATATCTGTGAGGAAGGAAAATGACCATCAAAACAGTTTGTCAAAGTTATGTTTCATATCAGCAAAAGCACTGGACAACAATAGTGATAGAAAAGATGGCGTATTTTGTAGGCCAACTCTGAAGTTACCACCGAGTTTAAAGATCGCAAAAATGAGCTCTGTGACTAACAGAGGTTTTatgatgtttaaatgttttgtctatcaagatattTACAATTGAACACAATATTTGATATATGTTTTAGGCATATGTGGAATCGCCAGACGTAACAAGCTGACAtaatgctataaacagactacgaTGGACGATGGGGGATGGAACctgaagtgctaaaatgctaacttgcTTCTGGCATTTGagtacaaaaatacgtcatctctgcaCCACACTATGGTAtcataaatttagatttttttagctCAAATCCCGCTAAACAACTGTACTCTTCGGGTTGGTCCAGTTAGTGTGTTTTGTAAGCAAACACCATCAGAAAGGTGATTTTCATTAACAAATGGGACGTCAATCAGCATTGTAATCCTCCCATTCCTTTCCTACCTCATCCCTGTTATCCTCGTCGCTGCTGAGCTTCAAGTCATCAGCGAGCATGCTGGGATAGAAAAGACAATGTGGTCAGCATAAGCATCTTAAATATGATTACTTCACACCATCTTGACAGAGATTGTATAACATTACAAGTTTAAAAGAGAACACACTCATAAACACAGCGCCCGAATGTAAAACAGTTCTTGTTTTTTGATGGTGGCGTGTTGCAGGGACCCTCAGAGACTGTGTTTACCGGCTCTGTAATTAGATACTAACTCAGTAAAGTTTATGAGGTCAGTGAAGTTTGCTGGTGCTTAGAGATGAGTTATATTGCTGACTGAAACCTCTGTGTGAAGTTAGTTTTAAACAGCAGTTGGTCCCAAGCAGTAAAATTCAAGAAACCCTCAACTGATGAAACATGCTAATATGTATAGATTATCAACACAGAATGTCGTGAAGTTAATAGTTTATGGTACAATAAAGCTCACGGTCAGAAGCAGTTCAGACACAAGATGGTACTAAGTAACTGTGAATAGATTCGGGTGGTGTGCTGTTCACTTACGATTTGTGAGGGGCCACGTGCGGACGTGAAGGGACCCTCAAAGAGACACCATCCCTcactgagagagaaaaacataaTCGTTTAGAGAACAATGTACAAACACATCTACATAAGTATAGCTGTGTACACATGTATACACTGCACAAGTTaatcacactttttattttttatttactttattttattatgcacATACATATTTGGTTTGTGCACCATATACAACTGATTTACTTTTCtgaagtgtgttttttaataaaaatattttagtttattcCAGCCTCACACGCTATTAGTACTTCATTGGTACGTTGAGAATTGTAAACTCTGTTGTTCTGTTGTTCCATCAAAACATTGATCTGtattaacaaatgaaatatgtttgGGGTGGCTATTTGGCCAACCACTGGAAGACAGGAGGGAAGTTCAGAATTGGTTTGAAAACAATCATTAACAACAACAATCGACTTTTGACGATGGATGTTACACGTCAGCTTTAGATTCCAAGTGATTTTCTTACattcaaattgtattttaatcgGGAACTAAACATTCTGACTATTTTAAGGAAAATTCAAAATGGAATCAAATTTGCCTACAAATAGCATTTGTagcatgtttaccatgtctgtGACGGGAATTGGACTGCTTTCCTTCCtgtgacaaataaaaagaataaaccTTTGTCagtctcacaaacacacaaaattagAATCTCACAAAAGGCAGGTGAGTGGACAGTGACAGACAGAGGCACTACAGGAGCCTGTGCGATATATTGTCTGATTTATCGGGCTTGCAGGCAGTCTATAATGACTAATGTGTGTACCTTTGAGTGTGAGTACAGGAAATGTTGATTACCCCCTTCCTCTGGGGGCTGCTGGTAAGGCCAGGACTGGGTCATATCCTGAAGAGAAATGAGAGGACAAATGAAAAAGTACTTTAAATGTGAGGTTCAGAGGAGAAACAGACAGGGATGTTTCGTGATATATGTATTGAAGCCTTTCGTCATTTTTTATCCACTGGCATCGTAAAACTTTACAGCAATTGTGAATTTAACTTTTGAGATAGGGTTGATAAGGTATAAGACATAACAAGCTTCCTCTATGTggagttttaaaaaaatatttaaaagtgtcCCTAAACTTAGTGATAAAGCAAGTGATGACTTTAGAGGGTTTAAATGATCATCTGCAAAATGAACGCTTTCCTCAAACCTCtcattaaaatttaaattgaaCTACATTTGCAGTGATACCAAATGGAaattatttattctttgaaactttgaAAGGACAGGGATATACTTTATAGCCTATTTTAAATGGTTCAAAGAAAACTACTTTTATCTATCTCTAAAGGTGCTTTTATACAAAAGGCAGAATACAAAAGGTtgcaaaacaacatcaaaagcACAGGACATCATACATTACGtcatgaaaaaaatctttataacgTTATAATGTACGTCAACATTTGGATTAATAGAGACAACAACAGAGTGGCATGCTGTAACTACTTCAACTAATGCATTTTTCATGAGACTCGATGTGCCATGAGGTGTGTGCGACTGCATGCAGCACTTCACACATCGATCGCTACATGTGATAATCTGATATTAAAGAGTCACGAGAGTGACTGGATAGGCAGCcacatgaagtcaaacacacttATGATTTCTTTGGCAGTAAAAACAGAACCCCGGGATAATAGAGTCATGTCCCCATTCACATGGGATGTAATGAAGAGGGAGGTTACACTGGTTAAAATGGTAAATTCCTCTGGAATCAAACATGGAAACATTTGGGACACTGTGctagttgtgttttttatataataatggaCAAATTGTACATAATGCGACTTTTAGGCTGCTATTTGACCACTCAAAACTGTGTAAAGATGTATTGATGCATGAAAGCCACATGACCCCctgcaaaatgtataaataccatcatttat is a window encoding:
- the aff3 gene encoding LOW QUALITY PROTEIN: AF4/FMR2 family member 3 (The sequence of the model RefSeq protein was modified relative to this genomic sequence to represent the inferred CDS: deleted 1 base in 1 codon), with protein sequence MPTVYGSKGKLSSICFMLQHASQDMTQSWPYQQPPEEGGNQHFLYSHSKEGKQSNSRHRHVRDGVSLRVPSRPHVAPHKSMLADDLKLSSDEDNRDEGSEQTTSWAENDRLSSRQQRTHTHGGRVRHSSSGSSGSDSSSEWESGSHRSRSPSPRTRTQYGSPTRQQNLNCSTESPPSTQWQLDRWLEKVPKKLTDHDPGGGRRRSAKSDCGRGPSPGKYWSKDSESRQDYSPCDSPVPSPQFQYSPRNSPHASPEYSPCPSPGISLVPSPVPSVCPSPGESLRESRSPSPLPPHPPRSPSPCFTSSGIPTQDCLTYPQVTQQESPRHTARLTVASNPSHRPKVRPWVPPDHNTDQRKGSRPKDSRSKDTRPGPPLQHHSKHSLPENSCKNRRHKPEAKGSESTIKQKFNPTSNPKNQSKLNSRPSLSPKQQGKHSSTTNHSVHNHRTSEPTGVSINRSTSKSGHSSHFNTSKSSDRGPTLKPKDSSRDRVNSQSSHSSNSSSKSKHFSETKQSSSKPNSETSSSPRPKVKLADARVPRSGHPQKHSNPRESEREVDSRGKAQGVPLVPTGKEPRQRRLAEEQLTRRRWVQSSDEDEEVRRTEEGERERKRRRTREHETEWQAVQPKQRPHTNSQHHLSVDSNRLNPEEQRRKKRRQSNEDLSSRTHVIDSSPSPPLSPPSPTPVIQPKPPSSSSSSSSSSSSSSSSESDSESSPPRNVAKVPADSTSGQKRHNKQNSGAGGQSNKSSLSTPEADKRGRGRHKLYTLVPFGRSENSPTISNRGLRNLLVRIDLSLLARVPDTHEVTERHSSSSLSSGKIKEKTAMRHLHYPEQLPGDGRCKRKAENGEVQRDNKRTPAHTDKLSVSENRDTGETCTDNKQNGCQEDYFYAKRPLSPLSPSDPVECLKPSVKAQHTEKNHTPPGKASPAQKTRVPKMQPKVEMECVGLSGQPQPISGSRVPPPNLPPHYRGTVPISDVSHHTEYYMHEAKRLKHRADAMVDKLGKAVNYVDAALSFMECGKAMEEGPLESKSPYAMYAETVELIRYAMRLKSHAGPGASQEDKQLAVLCFRCLALLYWQMFRLKKDHALKYSKVLLDFFKSSPKTPQKPPPWNDSGKGSVPPASICSVNIMGPHTGSSPGNVISIPHRIHQMAANHLNITNSVLYSYEYWEMADTLAKENKEFFNYLNTLTGPLTLHSSMAHIVQYTRQGLQWIRISANLS